One region of Manis pentadactyla isolate mManPen7 chromosome 9, mManPen7.hap1, whole genome shotgun sequence genomic DNA includes:
- the B3GAT3 gene encoding galactosylgalactosylxylosylprotein 3-beta-glucuronosyltransferase 3 isoform X2, which yields MKLKLKNVFLAYFLVSIAGLLYALVQLAEQLRQKDLRISQLQADLRRPPPAPAQPPEPEALPTVYVVTPTYARLVQKAELVRLSQTLSLVPRLHWLLVEDAEGPTPLVSGLLAASGLLFTHLAVLTPKAQRLREGEPGWVRPRGVEQRNRALDWLRGGGGAVGGEKDPPPPGTRGVVYFADDDNTYSRELFEEMRWTRGVSVWPVGLVGGLRFEGPRVQDGRVVGFHTAWEPNRPFPVDMAGFAVALPLLLAKPNAQFDGAAPRGHLESSLLSHLVDTKDLEPRAANCTRVLVWHTRTEKPKMKQEEQLQRQGQGSDPAIEV from the exons ATGAAGCTGAAGCTGAAGAACGTGTTTCTCGCCTACTTCCTGGTGTCGATCGCTGGTCTCCTCTACGCGCTGGTGCAGCTCG CAGAGCAGCTTCGACAGAAGGATCTGAGGATTTCCCAGCTGCAAGCGGATCTCCGTCGCCCACCgcctgcccctgcccagccccctgAACCTGAGGCCCTGCCTACTGTCTATGTTGTTACCCCCACCTATGCCAG GCTTGTACAGAAGGCAGAGCTGGTGCGGCTGTCCCAGACACTGAGCCTGGTGCCCCGGCTGCATTGGCTGCTGGTGGAGGACGCTGAGGGCCCCACCCCATTGGTCTCAGGGCTGCTGGCTGCCTCTGGTCTCCTCTTCACACACCTGGCGGTCCTTACCCCCAAGGCCCAGCGGCTCCGGGAGGGAGAGCCAGGCTGGGTTCGGCCCCGAGGTGTAGAACAACGGAACCGGGCCCTGGACTGGCTGAGGGGTGGAGGAGGTGCTGTCGGGGGAGAGAAGGACCCACCCCCTCCAGGGACCCGGGGAGTCGTGTACTTTGCTGATGATGACAACACCTACAGCCGGGAACTCTTTGAGGAG ATGCGCTGGACCCGTGGTGTCTCAGTGTGGCCTGTGGGGCTGGTGGGTGGCCTGCGATTCGAGGGACCTCGGGTACAGGATGGCCGGgttgtgggcttccacacagcaTGGGAGCCCAACAGGCCCTTTCCAGTGGATATGGCAGGATTTGCTGTTGCCCTGCCCTTGCTGTTGGCTAAGCCCAATGCCCAGTTTGATGGTGCTGCTCCCCGGGGCCACCTGGAGAGCAGTCTCCTGAGCCACCTTGTGGATACCAAGGACCTGGAGCCCCGGGCTGCCAATTGCACTCGG GTTCTGGTGTGGCATACACGAACAGAGAAGCCCAAGATGAAGCAGGAAGAGCAGCTACAGCGGCAGGGCCAAGGCTCAGATCCAGCCATTGAGGTGTGA
- the B3GAT3 gene encoding galactosylgalactosylxylosylprotein 3-beta-glucuronosyltransferase 3 isoform X1, producing MKLKLKNVFLAYFLVSIAGLLYALVQLGQPCDCLPPLRAAAEQLRQKDLRISQLQADLRRPPPAPAQPPEPEALPTVYVVTPTYARLVQKAELVRLSQTLSLVPRLHWLLVEDAEGPTPLVSGLLAASGLLFTHLAVLTPKAQRLREGEPGWVRPRGVEQRNRALDWLRGGGGAVGGEKDPPPPGTRGVVYFADDDNTYSRELFEEMRWTRGVSVWPVGLVGGLRFEGPRVQDGRVVGFHTAWEPNRPFPVDMAGFAVALPLLLAKPNAQFDGAAPRGHLESSLLSHLVDTKDLEPRAANCTRVLVWHTRTEKPKMKQEEQLQRQGQGSDPAIEV from the exons ATGAAGCTGAAGCTGAAGAACGTGTTTCTCGCCTACTTCCTGGTGTCGATCGCTGGTCTCCTCTACGCGCTGGTGCAGCTCG GCCAGCCATGTGACTGCCTCCCTCCTCTGCGGGCAGCAGCAGAGCAGCTTCGACAGAAGGATCTGAGGATTTCCCAGCTGCAAGCGGATCTCCGTCGCCCACCgcctgcccctgcccagccccctgAACCTGAGGCCCTGCCTACTGTCTATGTTGTTACCCCCACCTATGCCAG GCTTGTACAGAAGGCAGAGCTGGTGCGGCTGTCCCAGACACTGAGCCTGGTGCCCCGGCTGCATTGGCTGCTGGTGGAGGACGCTGAGGGCCCCACCCCATTGGTCTCAGGGCTGCTGGCTGCCTCTGGTCTCCTCTTCACACACCTGGCGGTCCTTACCCCCAAGGCCCAGCGGCTCCGGGAGGGAGAGCCAGGCTGGGTTCGGCCCCGAGGTGTAGAACAACGGAACCGGGCCCTGGACTGGCTGAGGGGTGGAGGAGGTGCTGTCGGGGGAGAGAAGGACCCACCCCCTCCAGGGACCCGGGGAGTCGTGTACTTTGCTGATGATGACAACACCTACAGCCGGGAACTCTTTGAGGAG ATGCGCTGGACCCGTGGTGTCTCAGTGTGGCCTGTGGGGCTGGTGGGTGGCCTGCGATTCGAGGGACCTCGGGTACAGGATGGCCGGgttgtgggcttccacacagcaTGGGAGCCCAACAGGCCCTTTCCAGTGGATATGGCAGGATTTGCTGTTGCCCTGCCCTTGCTGTTGGCTAAGCCCAATGCCCAGTTTGATGGTGCTGCTCCCCGGGGCCACCTGGAGAGCAGTCTCCTGAGCCACCTTGTGGATACCAAGGACCTGGAGCCCCGGGCTGCCAATTGCACTCGG GTTCTGGTGTGGCATACACGAACAGAGAAGCCCAAGATGAAGCAGGAAGAGCAGCTACAGCGGCAGGGCCAAGGCTCAGATCCAGCCATTGAGGTGTGA